The following coding sequences are from one Nicotiana tabacum cultivar K326 chromosome 1, ASM71507v2, whole genome shotgun sequence window:
- the LOC142162923 gene encoding uncharacterized protein LOC142162923: MGEIERRLRCLNVVIIGRRSIMIPIKWSRLVTNANGKDQSPRAISLPNNEAKSVTTFLKKNILTRFGTPRAILSDGGSHFSNKAFMGLLEKYGIKHKVATTYHPQLSGQVEVSKGEIKSILAKTVNANRTDWSRKLDDALWHTARCTKLLLALLFIG; this comes from the exons ATGGGGGAAATTGAACGGCGGCTAAGGTGCTTAAATGTGGTTATTATTGGTCGTCGATCTATCATGATACCaatcaaatggtcaaggcttGTGACCAATGCCAATGGCAAGGATCAATCTCCAAGAG CAATTTCTTTACCAAACAACGAGGCAAAAAGTGTGACCACATTCTTAAAGAAAAACATATTGactcggtttggcactcctagagccaTTCTTAGTGATGGTGGGTCTCATTTTAGTAACAAGGCTTTCATGGGGCTACTAGAGAAATATGGCATCAAGCATAAGGTGGCCACAACTTATCATCCCCAATtaagtggccaagttgaagtttccaaaggggagataaagagtattctAGCCAAGACCGTCAATGCAAAcaggaccgattggtcaaggaagctagatgaCGCATTGTGGCATACCGCACGGTGTACAAAACTCCTATTGGCACTTCTTTTTATCGGTTAG